A region from the Variovorax sp. RKNM96 genome encodes:
- a CDS encoding phosphate/phosphite/phosphonate ABC transporter substrate-binding protein, translated as MKKLLAVAAAALSLTAAFSLPAHAQSVADGSREHPLRVLLIPADGGTESGTKADYAPVFNAITRTTGLNFDLKVGQSYGAVVEGMCNQLADIAFFGPVSYVQAHKRGCAQLLAVGVEKGASVYYAGMFAKANAPIASIKDVKGKRVAFGDVNSASSFTFQVAMLMDAGMDPAKDLSAIRMTGSHASSLAALVQDQVDVASLSFDSYEKAVKQGAVDPKTMKVIARSMAIPYPPLALNSKLPEPLKAKLKDAFQTVNKAPGITPDMIRGYGGGKIDGYDTKFSEDEFNVAAEKLGLLTDELKGRILAKAAER; from the coding sequence ATGAAAAAGCTCCTGGCCGTCGCGGCCGCCGCACTCTCGCTGACCGCAGCGTTTTCCCTCCCGGCGCATGCGCAATCCGTGGCCGACGGCTCGCGCGAGCACCCCCTGCGCGTGCTGCTGATTCCCGCCGACGGCGGCACCGAGTCGGGCACCAAGGCCGACTACGCGCCCGTCTTCAACGCCATCACCCGCACCACCGGCCTGAACTTCGACCTGAAGGTCGGCCAGTCGTACGGCGCCGTGGTCGAGGGCATGTGCAACCAGCTCGCCGACATCGCCTTCTTCGGCCCCGTGTCGTACGTGCAGGCCCACAAGCGCGGCTGCGCGCAACTGCTGGCCGTGGGCGTGGAGAAGGGCGCCTCGGTGTACTACGCCGGCATGTTTGCCAAGGCCAATGCGCCCATCGCCTCCATCAAGGACGTGAAGGGCAAGCGCGTGGCCTTCGGCGACGTCAACTCGGCGTCGAGCTTCACCTTCCAGGTCGCGATGCTGATGGACGCGGGCATGGACCCCGCCAAGGACCTCTCGGCCATCCGCATGACCGGCAGCCACGCCAGCAGCCTGGCCGCGCTGGTGCAGGACCAGGTGGACGTCGCCTCGCTGTCGTTCGACTCGTACGAGAAGGCCGTCAAGCAGGGCGCGGTCGACCCGAAGACCATGAAGGTCATCGCCAGGAGCATGGCCATTCCGTACCCGCCGCTCGCGCTCAATTCCAAGCTGCCCGAGCCGCTGAAGGCCAAGCTCAAGGACGCCTTCCAGACGGTGAACAAGGCCCCCGGCATCACGCCCGACATGATCCGCGGCTACGGCGGCGGCAAGATCGACGGCTACGACACCAAGTTCTCGGAAGACGAGTTCAACGTCGCCGCCGAAAAGCTCGGCCTTTTGACCGACGAGCTCAAGGGCCGCATCCTCGCCAAGGCCGCGGAGCGTTGA
- a CDS encoding SAM-dependent methyltransferase — MPGYRIKLERIAIAGADDLVIRSLLDRQQYADPLGAAAAQGISSAAWPMFGLLWPSGAQLAARMATHPVVTGARVLEIGCGLALASLVGHRRGNDMTASDCHPLTAGFLLENIRLNALAPMKYRRGHWGMRETGAEGDVHGVFDLIIGSDLLYERDAGGLLAAYIGRHASPAAQVWIVDPDRGNRPAFNRQMADEGFGMCEERLDQRAAVGRVAYRGRLLTYRRIDT, encoded by the coding sequence ATGCCGGGCTACCGAATCAAGCTGGAACGCATCGCCATCGCGGGTGCCGATGACCTGGTCATCCGGTCGCTGCTCGACCGCCAGCAGTACGCCGACCCGCTGGGCGCCGCGGCCGCGCAAGGCATCTCTTCGGCGGCGTGGCCGATGTTCGGGCTGCTCTGGCCCTCGGGCGCGCAACTGGCCGCGCGCATGGCCACGCACCCCGTGGTGACCGGCGCGCGCGTGCTGGAGATCGGCTGCGGCCTCGCACTCGCCAGCCTGGTCGGCCACCGCCGCGGCAACGACATGACCGCGAGCGACTGCCATCCGCTGACGGCGGGCTTCCTGCTGGAGAACATCCGGCTCAACGCGCTGGCGCCGATGAAGTACCGGCGCGGGCACTGGGGCATGCGCGAGACGGGGGCCGAGGGCGATGTGCACGGCGTGTTCGACCTCATCATCGGCAGCGACCTCCTGTACGAGCGCGATGCCGGAGGCCTGCTGGCAGCCTACATCGGACGCCACGCGAGCCCGGCCGCACAAGTGTGGATCGTGGACCCCGACCGCGGCAACCGCCCCGCCTTCAACCGGCAGATGGCCGATGAAGGCTTTGGAATGTGCGAGGAGCGGCTCGATCAGCGCGCCGCGGTGGGCCGCGTGGCGTACCGGGGGCGGCTGCTGACCTATCGGCGCATCGACACCTGA
- the phnE gene encoding phosphonate ABC transporter, permease protein PhnE produces the protein MSRPSSAWELPRPFGTRSLVVLFLVIVVGFFAGQRVEMGRMLSLTGEGVLAAVGLRDQSQVLSGLGTIARSLFPPQISERTEVARIEGFDRNQLPWFSHVETEESRQPKLNPQTLQMEEVVDQREVLVEPFGYLWHVAVKMLETFEIAIWATLLAIVLSAPLAWCSAKNYTPNRAVYTLARSVVGMFRAVPELVSALFLVLAYGFGPIAGVLALALHSAGFLGKFYAEDIETADDKPQEALRAIGANKLKVMRFAVLPQVMPQFIAYTLYVLDRNVRMATVVGLVGAGGIGQELKGRYDMYNYAHVGTILIAIFLTVLVLDRVAARLRSRYA, from the coding sequence ATGAGCCGCCCGTCATCCGCCTGGGAACTGCCGCGCCCCTTCGGCACCCGCAGCCTCGTCGTGCTGTTCCTCGTCATCGTCGTCGGCTTCTTCGCCGGCCAGCGCGTGGAGATGGGCCGCATGCTCTCGCTCACCGGCGAAGGCGTGCTCGCGGCTGTCGGCCTGCGCGACCAGTCGCAGGTGCTCTCGGGCCTGGGCACCATCGCGCGCTCGCTCTTTCCGCCGCAGATTTCTGAGCGCACCGAGGTCGCGCGCATCGAAGGCTTCGACCGCAACCAGTTGCCCTGGTTCTCGCATGTCGAGACCGAAGAGTCGCGCCAGCCGAAGCTCAACCCGCAGACGCTGCAGATGGAAGAGGTGGTCGACCAGCGCGAGGTGCTCGTCGAGCCCTTCGGCTACCTCTGGCATGTGGCGGTGAAGATGCTCGAGACCTTCGAGATCGCCATCTGGGCCACGCTGCTGGCCATCGTGCTGAGCGCGCCGCTGGCCTGGTGCAGCGCGAAGAACTACACGCCCAACCGCGCCGTCTACACGCTGGCGCGCAGCGTGGTGGGCATGTTCCGCGCGGTGCCCGAACTGGTGAGCGCGCTGTTCCTGGTGCTGGCTTACGGCTTCGGTCCCATTGCCGGCGTGCTGGCGCTCGCGCTGCACTCGGCGGGCTTTCTCGGCAAGTTCTACGCGGAGGACATCGAGACCGCCGACGACAAGCCGCAGGAGGCGCTGCGCGCCATCGGCGCGAACAAGCTCAAGGTGATGCGCTTCGCGGTGCTGCCGCAGGTGATGCCGCAGTTCATCGCCTACACGCTCTACGTGCTCGACCGCAACGTGCGCATGGCTACCGTGGTCGGCCTGGTGGGCGCGGGCGGCATCGGGCAGGAGCTCAAGGGCCGCTACGACATGTACAACTATGCGCACGTCGGAACAATCCTGATCGCGATCTTCCTGACGGTCCTCGTGCTCGACAGGGTCGCAGCCCGCCTGCGCAGCCGCTATGCCTGA
- the phnC gene encoding phosphonate ABC transporter ATP-binding protein has product MLNFDSVAMRYADGTRALDGVSLQVPAGQFCVVLGSSGAGKSTLLRMANGLVRPTEGAVQVEGVPIVAAALARIRPRIGMIHQQFNLVLRSTVAENVLVGALPAMPTWRALLGLFTDAQRSKACALIESVGLQEQHLLRRVSELSGGQQQRVGIARAFMLDPPLVLADEPVASLDPQTSHDVLSLLRREARERGTTVLCSLHQIELACEFADRIVALRHGAVVFDGAPEAFDPKVFDAIYGRPATAAHPQAVPTEPEAVLPLHNGALELAR; this is encoded by the coding sequence ATGTTGAACTTCGATTCGGTCGCCATGCGCTATGCCGACGGCACGCGCGCGCTCGACGGCGTCTCGCTGCAGGTGCCGGCTGGCCAGTTCTGCGTGGTCCTGGGCTCCTCGGGCGCGGGCAAGTCGACGCTGCTGCGCATGGCCAACGGGCTGGTGCGGCCGACCGAGGGCGCGGTGCAGGTCGAGGGCGTGCCGATCGTGGCCGCCGCGCTCGCCCGCATCCGGCCGCGCATCGGCATGATCCACCAGCAGTTCAACCTCGTGCTGCGCTCCACCGTGGCCGAGAACGTGCTGGTCGGCGCGCTGCCCGCCATGCCGACCTGGCGCGCGCTGCTGGGCCTGTTCACCGACGCGCAGCGCAGCAAGGCCTGCGCGCTGATCGAATCGGTCGGCCTGCAGGAGCAGCACCTGCTGCGCCGCGTGAGCGAGCTCTCGGGCGGCCAGCAGCAGCGCGTGGGCATCGCGCGCGCCTTCATGCTCGATCCGCCGCTGGTGCTGGCCGACGAGCCGGTGGCGAGCCTCGATCCGCAAACCAGCCACGACGTGCTCTCGCTGCTGCGGCGCGAGGCGCGCGAGCGCGGCACCACGGTGCTGTGCAGCCTGCACCAGATCGAGCTGGCCTGCGAGTTCGCCGACCGCATCGTGGCGCTGCGCCATGGCGCGGTGGTGTTCGACGGCGCGCCCGAAGCGTTCGACCCCAAGGTCTTCGACGCGATCTACGGCCGCCCCGCGACGGCGGCGCATCCGCAGGCCGTGCCGACGGAACCCGAAGCCGTGCTGCCTTTGCACAACGGCGCACTGGAGCTTGCACGATGA
- a CDS encoding MurR/RpiR family transcriptional regulator translates to MKRNSSNSTPRSASPKATGMPPPELPEGQVSAVLARIETLWSSLGPVGQRIADFIVKNPREVVHMSVSEVAERTGSSEGSIVGLCKNLGATGFQQIKIALAQEIVQPVQFIHEDLDPQDKADAVIRKIFQSNVQTLRDTQATLDAKAMERAVKLFRAAGRIEIYGIGSSATIAEDAHYRMLRIGLNAKVVVDSHVQAISASLTDPKVAVLTISHSGSTHETVTATRLAKEAGAATVCITNFGKSPIQAFADVVLFTMARETSFRTEAMTSRLAQLAIIDVLIACLALSDYDTSVRTLRQTFDVLSLKRY, encoded by the coding sequence ATGAAGCGCAACAGCAGCAACAGCACCCCCCGATCCGCCAGCCCCAAGGCCACCGGCATGCCGCCGCCCGAGTTGCCGGAAGGCCAGGTCTCGGCAGTGCTGGCGCGCATCGAGACGCTGTGGTCGTCGCTCGGCCCCGTGGGCCAGCGCATCGCCGACTTCATCGTGAAGAACCCGCGCGAGGTGGTCCACATGTCGGTGAGCGAGGTGGCCGAGCGCACTGGCTCCAGCGAAGGCAGCATCGTGGGCCTGTGCAAGAACCTCGGCGCCACCGGCTTCCAGCAGATCAAGATCGCGCTCGCACAGGAGATCGTGCAGCCGGTGCAGTTCATCCACGAAGACCTCGATCCGCAGGACAAGGCCGATGCGGTGATCCGCAAGATCTTCCAGAGCAATGTGCAGACGCTGCGCGACACGCAGGCCACGCTCGACGCGAAGGCGATGGAGCGCGCGGTCAAGCTGTTCCGCGCCGCCGGGCGCATCGAGATCTACGGCATCGGCAGTTCGGCCACCATCGCCGAAGACGCCCACTACCGCATGCTGCGCATCGGCCTGAACGCCAAGGTCGTGGTCGATTCGCATGTGCAGGCCATCAGCGCCTCGCTCACCGATCCGAAGGTGGCGGTGCTCACGATCTCGCATTCGGGCAGCACGCACGAAACCGTCACGGCCACGCGGCTGGCCAAGGAGGCGGGCGCCGCGACGGTGTGCATCACCAACTTCGGCAAGTCGCCGATCCAGGCCTTTGCCGACGTGGTGCTGTTCACCATGGCGCGCGAAACCAGCTTTCGCACCGAGGCGATGACCAGCCGGCTCGCGCAGCTGGCGATCATCGACGTGCTGATCGCCTGCCTGGCGCTCTCGGACTACGACACCTCGGTGCGCACGTTGCGCCAGACCTTCGACGTGCTCTCGCTCAAGAGGTACTGA
- a CDS encoding HAD-IIA family hydrolase, translated as MATATATGSATENGEWLTQARHLLVDLDGTLVRQQEAIDGAAGLLAHFHDRYAIVSNNSTHTAQGLAQRLRRLGLRVPPGRIVLAGELAVRQLAQQHPGARVLLIGSIALQRFARAEGCDLVQSGADFVLLALDMHFSHARLAAAANELLRGAKLMVTNADATHPGPQGRVVPETGSLLAAVIAASGVQPWRVIGKPAPLLFEEGLRRLGAEAASTVVIGDNPLTDAEGAARLGMACLLVGQAPGAVAPTVAGLFRPSSSVAATEEKSPQYLLSESTSKVWRNVRTEVS; from the coding sequence ATGGCAACAGCAACAGCGACAGGAAGCGCAACAGAGAACGGCGAATGGCTCACCCAGGCCCGCCACCTGCTCGTCGATCTCGACGGCACGCTGGTGCGCCAGCAGGAAGCGATCGACGGCGCAGCCGGGCTGCTCGCGCACTTTCACGACCGCTACGCCATCGTTTCCAACAACTCCACGCACACGGCGCAAGGCCTTGCGCAACGCTTGCGCCGACTGGGCCTGCGCGTGCCGCCCGGGCGCATCGTGCTGGCCGGCGAGCTGGCGGTGCGGCAGCTGGCGCAGCAGCACCCCGGTGCGCGCGTGCTGCTGATCGGGAGCATCGCCCTGCAGCGCTTTGCGCGTGCCGAGGGATGCGACCTGGTGCAGTCGGGCGCCGACTTCGTACTGCTCGCGCTCGACATGCACTTCAGCCACGCACGCCTGGCCGCCGCCGCGAACGAACTGCTGCGCGGCGCCAAGCTGATGGTGACCAATGCCGATGCCACGCACCCCGGTCCGCAAGGCCGCGTGGTGCCCGAGACAGGTTCGCTGCTCGCGGCGGTGATCGCCGCAAGCGGCGTGCAGCCGTGGCGCGTGATCGGCAAGCCCGCGCCGCTGCTGTTCGAGGAAGGCCTGCGCCGCCTGGGCGCGGAGGCCGCCAGCACCGTGGTCATCGGCGACAACCCGCTCACCGATGCCGAGGGCGCCGCGCGGCTCGGCATGGCCTGCCTGCTGGTGGGCCAGGCACCGGGTGCGGTCGCGCCCACCGTGGCCGGGCTGTTCAGGCCCTCTTCTTCGGTCGCCGCGACCGAAGAAAAATCGCCTCAGTACCTCTTGAGCGAGAGCACGTCGAAGGTCTGGCGCAACGTGCGCACCGAGGTGTCGTAG